A single genomic interval of Porphyromonas sp. oral taxon 275 harbors:
- the mnmG gene encoding tRNA uridine-5-carboxymethylaminomethyl(34) synthesis enzyme MnmG — MMQRYDIIVIGAGHAGCEAAAAAARLGSHTLLITPDMNKIGQMSCNPAVGGIAKGQIVREIDALGGRMGLVTDRTAIQFRTLNRSKGPAMWSPRAQSDRMRFMEAWRQELDSEPLLDIWQDTVTSLDLRAGRVHGVFTGLGVHFESEAVILTAGTFLSGLMHFGELQIAGGRISEPASYGITEQLRAAGLRSDRMKTGTPPRIDARSLHLEELTIQEGELDHHKFSFMDTPARSSLKQRPCYGLFTNEACHRVLREALDRSPLYNGQIQSIGPRYCPSIETKIVTFADKDRHQLFLEPEGEDTNEYYINGFSSSLPLEVQLEALRQIPELRDVRLYRPGYAIEYDFFDPTQLHHTLESKVVSHLYLAGQVNGTTGYEEAAGQGLIAGINAHQQVHELAPFTLSRSEAYIGVLIDDLVTKGVDEPYRMFTSRAEYRILLRQDDADMRLTPRAAALGLATPERVALLEEKIRERDALIAFIEGYSIRPDKINPQLEAAGLATLRQGCKLIDLVLRPQLSILQLAQWVPALERQLARIPSRREELIECAEILIKYSGYIERERQQAEKLERLEHVFIPETLDYSSIQALSTEARQKLERIRPTTIGQASRIPGISPHDVSVLLVLAGR; from the coding sequence CTGATGCAGCGCTACGACATCATCGTCATTGGTGCGGGGCATGCGGGCTGTGAGGCCGCGGCTGCCGCAGCGCGCCTAGGGTCGCACACGCTCCTCATCACGCCCGACATGAACAAGATCGGGCAGATGAGCTGCAACCCCGCTGTCGGCGGCATCGCCAAGGGGCAGATCGTGCGCGAGATCGACGCCCTCGGCGGGCGCATGGGGCTGGTGACGGACCGTACGGCCATTCAGTTCCGCACGCTCAACCGCAGTAAGGGCCCCGCCATGTGGAGCCCGCGTGCGCAGAGCGACCGCATGCGCTTCATGGAGGCCTGGCGCCAGGAGCTCGATAGTGAGCCGCTGCTGGACATCTGGCAGGATACGGTCACGAGTCTCGACCTTAGAGCGGGTAGGGTACATGGTGTCTTCACGGGGCTCGGGGTGCACTTCGAGAGCGAGGCGGTCATCCTCACCGCAGGGACCTTCCTCTCGGGGCTCATGCACTTCGGCGAGCTCCAGATAGCAGGCGGCCGCATCTCCGAGCCCGCGAGCTACGGGATCACCGAGCAGCTCCGCGCAGCGGGGCTACGCAGCGATCGTATGAAGACGGGGACGCCCCCACGCATCGACGCCCGCAGCCTGCACCTGGAGGAGCTGACCATCCAGGAGGGGGAGCTAGACCATCATAAGTTCTCCTTCATGGACACGCCCGCCCGCTCCTCGCTCAAGCAGCGCCCTTGCTACGGGCTCTTTACCAATGAGGCCTGCCACCGCGTGCTGCGTGAGGCCCTCGACCGCTCGCCGCTCTACAATGGACAGATCCAGAGTATCGGCCCGCGCTACTGCCCGAGCATAGAGACGAAGATCGTCACCTTCGCCGACAAGGACAGGCATCAGCTCTTCCTCGAGCCCGAGGGAGAGGACACGAACGAGTACTACATCAACGGCTTCTCCAGTTCGCTTCCGCTCGAGGTGCAGCTCGAGGCACTGCGGCAGATCCCCGAGCTGCGCGACGTGCGGCTCTACCGCCCTGGCTATGCCATCGAGTATGACTTCTTCGACCCGACGCAGCTGCACCATACGCTGGAGAGCAAGGTCGTCAGCCACCTCTACCTAGCAGGCCAGGTCAATGGCACCACGGGCTACGAGGAGGCTGCGGGGCAGGGGCTCATCGCGGGGATCAATGCGCACCAGCAGGTCCACGAGCTAGCGCCCTTCACCCTGAGCCGCAGTGAGGCCTATATCGGCGTCCTGATCGATGACCTAGTGACCAAGGGCGTGGATGAGCCCTACCGTATGTTCACCTCGCGCGCTGAGTACCGCATCCTGCTGCGTCAAGACGATGCCGATATGCGTCTGACGCCGCGTGCTGCCGCGCTAGGACTAGCTACGCCCGAGCGTGTCGCCCTGCTGGAGGAAAAGATCCGTGAGCGGGATGCGCTCATCGCCTTCATCGAGGGCTATTCCATCCGCCCCGACAAGATCAATCCCCAGCTGGAGGCTGCGGGGCTGGCTACGCTCCGGCAGGGCTGCAAACTCATAGACCTCGTGCTACGCCCGCAGCTCAGCATCCTACAGCTGGCCCAGTGGGTCCCTGCGCTGGAGCGCCAGCTGGCACGCATCCCTTCGCGTCGGGAGGAGCTCATCGAGTGCGCCGAGATCCTCATCAAGTACAGCGGCTATATCGAGCGGGAGCGCCAGCAGGCGGAGAAACTGGAGCGTCTGGAGCACGTCTTCATCCCCGAGACGCTCGACTATAGCAGCATCCAGGCGCTGAGCACGGAGGCGCGGCAGAAGCTCGAGCGCATCCGTCCGACGACCATAGGGCAGGCCTCGCGCATCCCCGGTATCTCACCCCACGATGTGAGCGTGCTGCTGGTGCTCGCTGGCCGCTAG
- a CDS encoding isoprenyl transferase, translating to MATQTQDEVLSASHIPSHVAIIMDGNGRWAKQRGLPRTEGHIRGQDALRTTLRAAARRGIKYLTVYTFSTENWSRPQEEVDALMSILVSAIHAETPQLIAEGVRMRAIGDLSRLPQQAQDSLAESIELTKDGAQITLILALSYSSRDEIRRASQRLACEAAAGRLRPEEITEELISSYLDTAEYPDPDLVIRTGGEERISNYLLWQSAYSELYFSETYWPDFGQEALDEALAAYASRERRFGKTSEQIQLED from the coding sequence ATGGCGACACAGACCCAAGACGAAGTGCTCTCGGCCTCACACATACCGAGCCACGTAGCTATCATCATGGATGGCAACGGACGCTGGGCCAAGCAGCGTGGCCTCCCTCGTACTGAGGGACATATACGCGGGCAGGATGCACTACGGACTACCCTCCGTGCAGCCGCCAGGCGCGGGATCAAGTACCTGACGGTATATACCTTCAGCACAGAGAACTGGTCTCGCCCTCAGGAGGAAGTGGATGCCCTGATGAGCATCCTCGTCTCGGCCATCCACGCCGAGACCCCCCAGCTCATCGCCGAGGGCGTACGCATGCGCGCCATAGGCGACCTCTCCCGCCTGCCACAGCAGGCTCAGGACTCCCTGGCCGAGAGCATCGAGCTGACCAAGGACGGGGCACAGATCACCCTCATCCTAGCGCTCAGCTACTCCTCGCGTGACGAGATCCGCCGCGCCTCCCAGCGCCTCGCCTGTGAGGCTGCCGCTGGTCGCCTCCGTCCCGAGGAGATCACCGAGGAGCTCATCAGCAGCTACCTCGACACCGCTGAGTACCCCGACCCCGACCTGGTGATCCGGACGGGCGGCGAGGAGCGCATCAGCAACTACCTGCTCTGGCAGTCCGCCTACTCCGAGCTCTACTTCTCTGAGACCTACTGGCCGGACTTCGGGCAGGAGGCACTCGACGAGGCCCTCGCAGCCTATGCGAGCCGCGAACGCCGCTTCGGCAAGACAAGCGAACAAATACAACTCGAGGACTAG
- the ychF gene encoding redox-regulated ATPase YchF → MALQCGIVGLPNVGKSTLFNCLSNAKAQSANFPFCTIEPNVGVITVPDERLNKLAEIVQPQRIVPTTVEIVDIAGLVKGASKGEGLGNKFLANIRETDAILHVLRCFDDDNITHVDGSVDPLRDKSIIDTELQLKDLETVEARLQKVYKQAQTGGDKAAKLAYEVLSRYKEALEQGLNARTVSFETKDEQKVARELYLLTSKPVLYVCNVDEGSAVSGNEYVERVREAVAAEGADLLVVAAKIESEIAELETYEERQLFLGEIGLEESGVARLIKAAYKLLDLETYFTAGVQEVRAWTYTKGSKAPRAAAAIHTDFEKGFIRAEVIKYEDFVHYGSEAAVKEAGKMAVEGKDYVVQDGDIMHFRFNV, encoded by the coding sequence ATGGCCCTACAATGTGGTATCGTCGGCTTGCCCAACGTCGGTAAGTCTACCCTCTTCAACTGCCTGTCCAACGCCAAGGCACAGTCCGCCAACTTCCCCTTCTGCACCATCGAGCCCAACGTGGGCGTCATCACCGTCCCCGATGAGCGCCTCAACAAGCTCGCCGAGATCGTCCAGCCACAGCGCATCGTCCCCACGACAGTCGAGATCGTCGACATCGCTGGCCTCGTCAAGGGCGCCAGCAAGGGCGAGGGGCTGGGGAATAAGTTCCTGGCCAACATCCGTGAGACCGATGCCATCCTGCACGTGCTGCGCTGCTTCGACGATGACAACATCACCCACGTGGACGGCAGTGTCGATCCCCTGCGTGATAAGTCCATCATCGATACCGAGCTGCAGCTGAAGGACCTCGAGACTGTCGAGGCACGCCTGCAGAAGGTCTACAAGCAGGCGCAGACGGGCGGCGACAAGGCGGCTAAGCTCGCCTATGAGGTGCTCTCGCGCTATAAGGAAGCGCTGGAGCAGGGCCTTAACGCCCGCACCGTGAGCTTCGAGACGAAGGATGAGCAGAAGGTCGCCCGTGAGCTCTACCTGCTGACGAGTAAGCCCGTCCTCTACGTCTGCAATGTCGATGAGGGCTCCGCCGTCTCGGGCAACGAGTACGTAGAGCGCGTGCGCGAGGCCGTAGCTGCCGAGGGCGCCGATCTGCTGGTCGTCGCGGCCAAGATCGAGAGCGAGATCGCCGAGCTGGAGACCTACGAGGAGCGTCAGCTCTTCCTCGGTGAGATCGGCCTGGAGGAGTCGGGCGTGGCGCGCCTGATCAAGGCGGCCTACAAGCTGCTTGACCTCGAGACCTACTTCACCGCTGGGGTGCAGGAGGTGCGTGCCTGGACCTATACCAAAGGCAGCAAGGCACCCCGTGCCGCAGCGGCTATCCATACCGACTTCGAGAAAGGTTTCATCCGCGCCGAGGTCATCAAGTATGAGGACTTCGTCCACTACGGCAGCGAGGCTGCTGTCAAGGAGGCGGGTAAGATGGCCGTCGAGGGCAAGGACTACGTCGTGCAGGATGGCGACATCATGCACTTCCGCTTCAATGTCTGA
- a CDS encoding OmpH family outer membrane protein: MKKFLISLLLMLPLSFAAQAQQKIGVVNTAAVMEALPDVKAATTRVQELAKSFDAEIKRMQDEFRAKAEAYQKEEATMSDLIKKKRQQELQEMDARTQNSYQTMQEELQKEQEKLMAPIRTKVTNAINKVCEAQGCAYIFESSVLLATGSTALDLTQAVKDALGIKAGAAAAKPAPAVAAPAKPAAKK; this comes from the coding sequence ATGAAGAAGTTTCTGATTTCTCTCCTCCTCATGCTCCCGCTCAGCTTCGCAGCACAGGCCCAGCAGAAGATCGGTGTCGTCAACACCGCTGCTGTCATGGAGGCTCTGCCTGATGTCAAGGCTGCTACGACCCGTGTACAGGAGCTCGCCAAGAGCTTCGACGCTGAGATCAAGCGCATGCAGGACGAGTTCAGAGCTAAGGCCGAAGCCTACCAGAAGGAAGAGGCTACCATGTCTGACCTGATCAAGAAGAAGCGCCAGCAGGAGCTCCAGGAGATGGATGCCCGCACGCAGAACAGCTACCAGACGATGCAGGAAGAGCTCCAGAAGGAGCAGGAGAAGCTCATGGCTCCCATCCGCACCAAGGTAACCAACGCCATCAACAAGGTATGCGAAGCTCAGGGCTGCGCCTACATCTTTGAGTCCAGCGTCCTGCTCGCCACGGGCAGCACCGCGCTCGACCTGACACAGGCCGTCAAGGACGCCCTCGGCATCAAGGCTGGTGCCGCTGCTGCTAAGCCCGCCCCTGCCGTGGCTGCGCCTGCCAAGCCCGCTGCCAAGAAGTAA
- a CDS encoding OmpH family outer membrane protein, translating into MKKMLFLLCLMCMGVFSAAAQKLALVDMDYILKKDPAYELMNKQLEELSKRWQSEVSTLETKAQAAYKSYQTDIAFLSAEQKKAREEAIVSAEKQAYELKRRYFGPEGELVKRRETQMKPIQDKVWQAMKTLARTQGYQLIIDRTSSKIVYADPSLDISDTLAAQLGLR; encoded by the coding sequence ATGAAGAAGATGCTCTTCCTCCTCTGCCTGATGTGCATGGGAGTATTCAGCGCCGCAGCGCAGAAGCTCGCCCTCGTCGATATGGACTACATCCTCAAGAAGGATCCCGCCTACGAGCTGATGAACAAGCAGCTCGAGGAGCTATCCAAGCGCTGGCAGAGCGAGGTCTCCACTCTGGAGACCAAGGCACAGGCTGCCTACAAGAGCTACCAGACGGACATCGCCTTCCTCTCCGCCGAGCAGAAGAAAGCTCGCGAGGAGGCCATCGTCTCGGCTGAGAAGCAGGCCTACGAACTGAAGCGCCGCTACTTCGGTCCCGAGGGTGAGCTCGTCAAGCGCCGCGAGACGCAGATGAAGCCCATCCAGGACAAGGTATGGCAGGCGATGAAGACGCTGGCACGCACGCAGGGCTACCAACTCATCATCGACCGAACCAGCTCCAAGATCGTCTACGCAGACCCCAGCCTCGATATCAGCGACACGCTCGCCGCTCAGCTCGGCCTACGCTAG
- a CDS encoding outer membrane protein assembly factor, whose amino-acid sequence MHKRLPALLLGCLLTAGAATAAPRAPRTLVVSAPQAVADSVLAPRISYEHPVTKTIAEVKITGSTSYDDFVLANLSGLNVGDEIQIPGAALTSAVNRYLQAGYFSNARILVTKYVGDKVYLEIQLTERPRINEVNFTGISKSDREELEKRTGLRKGVQVSPNVLNRTRQLVKKYYDEKGYRDMRLDIEQTDTQGQPGYVDLTIDIDRSGKTKVRNIYFDGNLALTPHQLRMALSKTNEGFSLSGGRALSSLLKIFSQKKFVDADYKQDLQNLIKKYQSYGYRDAELLSDSIVPVPGERKVDIYLRLSEGQKYYIKDVRFVGNTKYPSQVLEQVLGIRPGDVYDQKRLESRLSTDEDAVSNLYYNNGYIFAGVDPVETNIEGDSVSLDIRISEGPQATIDKVKIRGNDIVYEDVVRRELYTKPGMLFSREDLMNSFRMLNQLGHFDAEKSIPKPVPNPQAGTVDIEYDLTPKSNDQLNLSIGWSQTGIIGSVGFTFTNFSIENLFRPSMYRGIIPQGDGQKLSITGQTNARYYNQLSVSFSDPWFGKKRPNLLSVSAFYSRTTAIDQRYYSGQLQNSGYGYGYNNPYNYYGGGYGRGYGYGGYGYGSDYGYGNSSTLYENAYDSDRSLSLIGFSVANGRRLNWPDNWFQLTASLNYTHYRLNNWSYNTFENFHHGSANDINLELRIDRNSVDNPVYTRRGSEFSLSVSLTPPYSLFDKKDYSDPNLPSADRYRFIEYHKWKYSGKLFIPLMNPTTVKRTPVLMARMEGGIINSYNKYKRSPFGTFYMGGDMMSGSMSYMNETIGLRGYKNGSIAGANYDYAYSYMKAALELRYPLIFEQSTTVWVLAFAEAGNAWRDISRYNPFDLKRSAGLGVRVMMPMIGLLGLDWGYGFDRPAGYQERGGSNIHFVLGRDL is encoded by the coding sequence ATGCACAAGAGACTCCCTGCACTCCTCCTAGGCTGTCTACTCACGGCTGGTGCGGCGACCGCTGCACCGCGTGCCCCTCGCACCCTCGTAGTCAGCGCTCCACAGGCTGTTGCAGACTCCGTCCTCGCCCCACGTATCTCCTACGAGCACCCCGTGACCAAGACCATCGCAGAGGTCAAGATCACGGGCTCGACCAGCTATGACGACTTCGTCCTGGCGAACCTCTCGGGGCTCAACGTCGGGGACGAGATCCAGATCCCTGGCGCTGCCCTGACCTCGGCGGTCAACCGCTACCTCCAGGCGGGCTACTTCTCCAATGCACGCATCCTCGTGACGAAGTACGTCGGCGACAAGGTCTACCTGGAGATCCAGCTGACCGAGCGCCCTCGCATCAACGAGGTCAACTTCACGGGCATCTCCAAGAGCGACCGTGAGGAGCTGGAGAAGCGCACCGGCCTACGCAAGGGCGTACAGGTCTCCCCCAACGTGCTCAACCGCACCCGCCAGCTCGTCAAGAAGTACTACGACGAGAAGGGCTACCGCGACATGCGCCTGGACATAGAGCAGACCGATACCCAGGGACAGCCTGGCTACGTAGACCTGACGATCGACATCGACCGTAGTGGCAAGACCAAGGTGCGCAACATCTACTTCGATGGCAACCTAGCGCTGACGCCCCACCAGCTGCGTATGGCCCTGAGCAAGACCAATGAGGGCTTCTCTCTAAGCGGAGGGCGCGCACTGTCCTCCCTCCTGAAGATCTTCAGCCAGAAGAAGTTCGTCGACGCCGACTACAAGCAGGACCTACAGAACCTCATCAAGAAGTACCAGTCCTACGGCTACCGCGACGCCGAGCTCCTCTCCGATAGCATCGTCCCCGTCCCAGGCGAGCGCAAGGTGGACATCTACCTGCGTCTCAGCGAAGGGCAGAAGTACTACATCAAGGATGTACGCTTCGTCGGGAACACTAAGTACCCCAGCCAGGTGCTGGAGCAGGTCCTCGGCATCCGCCCAGGCGACGTCTACGACCAGAAGCGCCTAGAGAGCCGCCTCTCCACCGATGAGGACGCTGTGAGCAACCTCTACTATAATAATGGCTACATCTTCGCAGGCGTAGACCCCGTCGAGACCAACATCGAGGGCGACTCCGTATCGCTTGACATCCGCATCTCCGAGGGACCTCAGGCCACCATCGACAAGGTGAAGATCCGTGGTAATGATATCGTCTACGAGGACGTCGTACGCCGCGAGCTCTACACCAAGCCCGGTATGCTCTTCAGCCGCGAGGACCTGATGAACTCCTTCCGCATGCTCAATCAGCTCGGGCACTTCGACGCGGAGAAGTCCATCCCCAAGCCCGTACCCAATCCCCAGGCTGGGACGGTGGACATCGAGTACGACCTGACACCCAAGAGCAATGACCAGCTGAACCTCTCCATCGGCTGGAGCCAAACGGGGATCATCGGCTCGGTGGGCTTCACCTTCACCAACTTCTCGATCGAGAACCTCTTCCGTCCGAGCATGTACCGAGGGATCATCCCGCAGGGCGATGGGCAGAAGCTCTCCATCACGGGGCAGACCAATGCGCGCTACTACAACCAGCTCAGCGTCTCCTTCAGTGACCCCTGGTTCGGCAAGAAGCGCCCCAACCTCCTCTCGGTAAGTGCCTTCTACTCCCGCACCACGGCCATCGACCAGCGCTACTACTCAGGGCAGCTGCAGAACTCCGGCTACGGCTATGGCTACAACAATCCCTACAACTACTACGGTGGGGGCTATGGCCGAGGCTACGGCTACGGTGGCTATGGCTATGGCAGCGACTATGGCTACGGCAATAGCTCGACGCTCTACGAGAACGCCTACGACTCCGACCGCAGCCTCAGCCTCATCGGCTTCTCGGTAGCTAATGGGCGCCGACTGAACTGGCCCGACAACTGGTTCCAGCTCACCGCCTCCCTCAACTACACCCACTACCGCCTCAACAACTGGTCGTACAACACCTTCGAGAACTTCCACCACGGCTCGGCCAACGACATCAACCTCGAGCTGCGCATCGACCGCAACTCCGTGGACAACCCCGTCTACACGCGCCGCGGATCCGAGTTCTCCCTCTCGGTGAGCCTCACGCCCCCCTACTCCCTCTTTGACAAGAAGGACTACTCCGACCCCAATCTGCCGTCGGCCGACCGCTACCGCTTCATCGAGTACCACAAGTGGAAGTACTCTGGCAAGCTCTTCATCCCGCTGATGAACCCCACGACCGTCAAGCGCACGCCCGTCCTGATGGCTCGTATGGAAGGGGGCATCATCAACAGCTACAACAAGTATAAGAGATCGCCCTTCGGGACGTTCTATATGGGTGGCGACATGATGTCGGGCTCGATGAGCTATATGAACGAGACCATCGGCCTACGCGGCTACAAGAACGGCTCGATCGCTGGGGCGAACTACGACTACGCCTACAGCTACATGAAGGCTGCCCTCGAGCTCCGCTACCCGCTGATCTTCGAGCAGAGCACCACCGTATGGGTGCTGGCCTTCGCCGAGGCGGGGAACGCCTGGCGCGACATCAGCCGCTACAATCCCTTTGACCTCAAGCGCTCGGCAGGCCTCGGCGTACGCGTCATGATGCCTATGATCGGCCTCCTCGGGCTCGACTGGGGCTATGGCTTCGACCGTCCAGCAGGCTACCAGGAGCGTGGCGGAAGCAATATCCACTTCGTCCTCGGGCGCGACCTCTAG
- a CDS encoding Do family serine endopeptidase has product MKKILKNSVLVLGLAALSVVASATTVHVLARQAQPSSSVLADGTTYTGSDAPNYGFQNAALTPRTVGSAPDLVPAAESSVKAVVHIKVQQAQQQEQRQMLDPFEFFFGGDPRSQARQARIAFGSGVIISQDGYIMTNNHVVAGSEEITVTLNDNRTFKAKLIGRDPGSDIALIKIEGKDLPTIPFGDSDKLRLGEWVLAVGNPFNLTSTVTAGIVSAKSRSTAAAGDQLEVSAFIQTDAAVNSGNSGGALVNAAGELVGINTMIYSQTGNYAGYSFAVPINIAAKVVSDIKNYGTVQRGVLGVAGSEITEELIKKEGLKVNSGFYVADFAEISGALAAGIEKGDVIVAIEGHKITGFGQLQEQVSRFRPGDTIKVTVNRKGAEKTFAVKLRNKEGGASILKQNSSSVDARLGAKIRQLETAQLRNYGLSYGLVVESLSAGALKRAGVREGFVLLTANDSPLRSIADLNRAFGSSGQARRTRGVVLRGFYPESGDIVSYVVE; this is encoded by the coding sequence ATGAAGAAGATCCTCAAGAATAGTGTGCTTGTCCTGGGGCTCGCGGCGCTCAGTGTCGTCGCCTCGGCCACCACAGTACATGTCCTAGCGCGTCAGGCGCAGCCCTCCTCGTCCGTCCTAGCAGACGGCACTACCTACACGGGTAGCGATGCCCCGAACTACGGCTTCCAGAATGCAGCCCTCACGCCCCGCACCGTGGGCTCTGCTCCCGACCTCGTCCCCGCGGCTGAGTCCTCGGTCAAGGCCGTCGTGCACATCAAGGTACAGCAGGCCCAGCAGCAGGAGCAGCGTCAGATGCTCGATCCCTTCGAATTCTTCTTCGGCGGAGATCCCCGTAGCCAGGCGCGCCAAGCCCGCATAGCCTTCGGCTCGGGCGTCATCATCAGCCAGGATGGCTACATCATGACCAATAACCACGTGGTCGCTGGCAGCGAGGAGATCACCGTCACGCTCAACGATAACCGTACCTTCAAGGCCAAGCTCATCGGCCGTGACCCAGGTAGCGACATCGCCCTGATCAAGATCGAGGGTAAGGATCTACCCACCATCCCCTTTGGGGACTCGGACAAGCTCCGCCTCGGCGAATGGGTGCTCGCCGTGGGGAATCCCTTCAACCTCACCAGCACCGTCACCGCGGGGATCGTCAGCGCCAAGAGCCGCTCCACGGCCGCTGCAGGCGACCAGCTCGAGGTCAGCGCCTTCATCCAGACCGATGCGGCTGTCAATAGTGGTAATAGCGGCGGCGCCCTCGTCAATGCCGCAGGCGAACTCGTCGGGATCAACACGATGATCTACTCCCAGACGGGCAACTATGCCGGCTACTCCTTCGCTGTACCCATCAACATCGCGGCCAAGGTCGTCTCCGACATCAAGAACTACGGCACCGTGCAGCGCGGCGTCCTTGGGGTCGCAGGCTCCGAGATCACCGAGGAGCTCATCAAGAAGGAAGGGCTCAAGGTCAACTCCGGCTTCTACGTCGCGGACTTCGCCGAGATCAGTGGCGCGCTGGCCGCAGGGATAGAGAAGGGCGACGTCATCGTCGCCATCGAGGGGCACAAGATCACGGGCTTCGGGCAGCTGCAGGAGCAGGTCTCCCGCTTCCGTCCAGGGGATACGATCAAGGTCACCGTCAACCGCAAGGGCGCAGAGAAGACCTTCGCCGTCAAGCTGCGTAACAAGGAGGGCGGCGCGAGCATCCTCAAGCAGAATAGCTCCAGCGTCGATGCACGCCTCGGGGCCAAGATCCGCCAGCTCGAGACGGCTCAGCTGCGCAACTACGGCCTCTCCTACGGCCTCGTCGTCGAGAGCCTCTCGGCAGGTGCGCTCAAGCGTGCTGGCGTCCGTGAAGGCTTCGTCCTACTCACGGCCAACGATAGCCCGCTGCGCAGCATCGCCGACCTCAACCGCGCCTTTGGCTCCTCGGGGCAGGCTCGCCGCACGCGTGGCGTCGTCCTACGCGGCTTCTATCCCGAGTCGGGCGACATCGTCAGCTACGTCGTTGAATAG
- a CDS encoding DUF6242 domain-containing protein has product MRRIASLLLPALAAGTLLLSSACNSKKTELQDIHLGSNQLSAFSISSSEKTVASALERVQFSIRNSTEGQITNPEPLPYGQALDKVRLRITAAAAAAQVEVALGTGNFESWTATKTYDLSSTKDLRIRVSTPVAGTNQREQYVYRVHLASYVNDPQTFQWSEVSASQLPTLEGGALGLLEQAKGAALLWRSANANQLTSYASTPTSWSSEPLSGIPSTERVTSIASLGSVRYITTSAAKLYREQSGSWIEVSGTGITRLIGPLTSTQGEPRLAVIKTEGGSQQFGLYDGSQVESRSYSVPSDFPAAGSYSYSSNDKLVGRTTLYLFGSQELAGKHYPTRWWTTNGVQWAQDRDSLSYGARPLYETVTHLASTSESFRFVATATGLEMYFSRDGGQSWERGRDIALTGLTPSDFASKRILALKGADATHIYLLMGGAQPRLFEGLIRRSEHN; this is encoded by the coding sequence ATGAGACGTATCGCATCCCTCCTCCTACCAGCCCTGGCAGCAGGCACACTCCTGCTATCCAGCGCCTGCAACAGCAAGAAGACGGAGCTGCAAGACATACACCTCGGGAGTAACCAGCTGAGCGCCTTCTCCATCTCCTCCTCCGAGAAGACGGTAGCCAGCGCCCTCGAGAGGGTACAGTTCTCTATACGCAACAGCACCGAGGGGCAGATCACCAACCCCGAGCCGCTGCCCTATGGCCAGGCCCTAGACAAGGTACGCCTGCGCATCACCGCAGCAGCTGCGGCTGCACAGGTCGAGGTCGCCCTCGGTACGGGCAACTTCGAGTCCTGGACCGCTACCAAGACCTACGACCTCTCCTCGACCAAGGACCTACGCATTCGCGTGAGTACCCCTGTGGCGGGGACGAACCAGCGTGAGCAGTACGTCTACCGTGTGCACCTCGCTAGCTACGTCAACGACCCGCAGACCTTCCAGTGGAGCGAGGTCAGCGCGAGCCAGCTCCCCACACTCGAGGGGGGCGCTCTAGGCCTCCTAGAGCAGGCTAAGGGTGCAGCCCTCCTCTGGAGAAGCGCCAACGCAAATCAGCTAACGAGCTACGCCAGCACGCCCACCAGCTGGAGCAGTGAGCCCCTCAGCGGCATCCCCAGCACAGAGCGCGTCACCTCCATCGCCAGCCTCGGCTCGGTACGCTACATCACGACCAGCGCAGCCAAGCTCTACCGCGAGCAGTCGGGCAGCTGGATCGAGGTCTCTGGCACGGGTATCACGCGCCTCATCGGCCCGCTGACGAGCACGCAGGGCGAGCCACGCCTAGCCGTCATCAAGACCGAGGGCGGCAGCCAGCAGTTCGGTCTCTACGATGGCAGCCAGGTGGAGAGCCGCAGCTACAGCGTCCCGAGCGACTTCCCCGCGGCAGGCAGCTACAGCTATAGCTCCAACGACAAGCTCGTGGGACGTACGACACTCTACCTCTTCGGCAGCCAGGAGCTCGCGGGCAAGCACTACCCTACGCGCTGGTGGACGACCAACGGCGTCCAGTGGGCCCAGGATAGAGACAGCCTCTCCTACGGCGCTCGCCCGCTCTACGAGACGGTGACCCACCTCGCCTCCACGAGCGAGAGCTTCCGCTTCGTCGCTACCGCCACGGGGCTGGAGATGTACTTCTCCCGCGACGGTGGCCAGAGCTGGGAGCGGGGACGCGACATTGCCCTCACGGGGCTGACGCCGAGCGACTTCGCCTCCAAGCGTATCCTCGCCCTCAAGGGGGCTGATGCGACCCACATCTACCTCCTGATGGGAGGCGCCCAGCCCCGACTCTTCGAGGGGCTCATCCGCCGCAGCGAGCACAACTAG